A region of the Peredibacter starrii genome:
GAAGCCCGGCGGGACACTAGGGATCGTTCAGCACAGAATTCATGATGGTAAAAAGCGAGTGCCAAAAAGTGGTTACCTTTATGAGAAGGAAGTTATTTTCTTCGCCACTAAAGCGGGCTTCAAACTTGTTGGGCGCTCTGAAATAAACGCCAACCCCAAAGACACTGCCGATTATCCAACGGGTGTCTGGACTCTTCCTCCGACTTATCGTCTAGGAGAGCAGGACAAGGATAAGTACGAAGACATTGGCGAAAGTGACCGAATGACCTTGAAGTTTGTGAAGCCTTAGCCTTACAATAAGGCATGGAAAATCAATTTTTTAAGGCCTTCATATCTCTCTTCGTTGCTATCGATGCTCTAGGTGCTCTACCTTTCCTGGTGGGTCTCACTAAGAAACTTTCGGAAGAAGACCGTAAAAGCCTTATTTACCGCGCCACTGGTTCTGCCTTATTGATTGGATTGATTTTCATTTTTGGTGGTCGCGCGATCTTTAATTTCCTAGGTATTACTGAGAGTGACTTCCGCGTGGCCGGTGGTTTACTTCTTCTTGTGTTCGCTATCCGTGATCTTCTGGATTCTTCAAGTCACCAGGGTGCCGCGGCCCCAACCAGAGTTGGAATTGTTCCTATTGCTGTTCCACTTATGATGGGTCCAGCGGCCTTGACAACTCTAATGGTAGGGACTGAACAATACGGTCTTATTATTACGATTCTCAGTTTATTAATTAACCTCGCGATCGTGTGGGTGATGTTTGCCCGTGCGGGTTGGATCGTTAATAAGCTTGGAGAAGACGTTAGTGATGCGGTCACAAAGATCTTCTCGCTACTTATTGCTGCGATTGGAGTGATGTTGATTCGTTCAGGTCTGATTGAGATGTTTAATCTTTAACTTCTTCTTTGTCTTCAACCGCTGAAAGTGGGAAGACCTGAAAAGAGAAACGGTAGACTTCACTTCGATCGGTTTCGTTCATGAGAGAAATAATTTTCTGCCTGAAATCTCGTATCATAGATTTTACTTCAACCAACTTGTTCGGATCAATCGCGAGAGTAATTGTTGAATAGTCTCTAAGCTCCATCGGAGTGGTTTTAAGCTTTTCTTTCGCCATTTCTAGAGCATTGTAATGAGACTGACGAATGGCCTGTGAAGGCACATCAGCAGTCGTGGAAACATTCACGTGGATTTTTTGATAACGAAGCTCTTCGTCTAGCATGATAAGTTTCTTTTCGACCAAAATGTCCAACACCTCTTTTGCCCTGACCATTGAGATATTGAGTTTTTTACTGACATTGTCGATAGTCACTTCAAAGTCTTTAAAATCAAAAAGCTCCAGACATGCCATAAATTCCCAGTCGGTGATTATGGGCTCATGAAAGTCAGACTCAAGTATGAAAACCTGTCTT
Encoded here:
- a CDS encoding MarC family protein, with product MENQFFKAFISLFVAIDALGALPFLVGLTKKLSEEDRKSLIYRATGSALLIGLIFIFGGRAIFNFLGITESDFRVAGGLLLLVFAIRDLLDSSSHQGAAAPTRVGIVPIAVPLMMGPAALTTLMVGTEQYGLIITILSLLINLAIVWVMFARAGWIVNKLGEDVSDAVTKIFSLLIAAIGVMLIRSGLIEMFNL
- a CDS encoding DUF4423 domain-containing protein — its product is MNNIPFYSRTLKEGLKQKQSLNPKYSLRAYARDLNIHPSILSLAIKGERTLTEKDAQLVLNKLQLTPENEILFRNSMKSDPSVIDKVKINRHYQRQVFILESDFHEPIITDWEFMACLELFDFKDFEVTIDNVSKKLNISMVRAKEVLDILVEKKLIMLDEELRYQKIHVNVSTTADVPSQAIRQSHYNALEMAKEKLKTTPMELRDYSTITLAIDPNKLVEVKSMIRDFRQKIISLMNETDRSEVYRFSFQVFPLSAVEDKEEVKD